The window CCGGAGGAACGACGCACGCCCCTACGGGGCGTAAAGATGATAAACCCTACGGGTTTATGCAATTCCTCCGGAATTTCAAAATGAATTCCTCCGGAATTCGTGCACTGCCGGAGATTGGTGAGGATTCGTCATGCCCTGTCACAAGAGAGTGGCTGACGTCATGCCTGGCAAAGATAGGGGCAAATGGTGGGGGTTCATGCGGGCTCGCCCCCTGCTGGTCCGGCAGCCTGACGAGTCGTCGGCCCTTGCCGTTCTGAAGGGGGTCACCCCTCTGTCGGCTCTCCATTCTATCTCATCAACTCCCCCGGGCTGCACCCCTCTCAGTCCTCTGGTGCATCAGTTATGCATCGGGGTAGAGACTGGGCAAAACAGTGCTGCCTCGGGACGCTGCGCCCTTCGTGGATGTCGTGAATCAGCGAACCTGCGCAGTGCACCCCTGCTCCCAGTTTTTACAGACGGCGACGCTGGCACCCTCATCCCCCCGACAGGCATGCGGTGCCACCTCAGACTTAGCAAAGCCTGAGCGGGACGCTCAGGCAGTTCTTCACCCCATCGTGTGGGCCGACCTACCTGCGCATTGCTCAGATAGGTCGGCCCACACACCCCGAACGGCATCACCGAACTGCTCCGCATCGGCAGTGGCAAGAACCACGTCGGCTACCACCTGGCCGCCCAACTCGCCCTCCACCAGTACTTCACGGCGAACAGCCGGCCGGTACCCCGCTTCCTCATGCTCGACCAGCCAACCCAGCCCTACTACCCCTCCGACATGGCCAAGGCCCGAGGCCGGCTGGAAAACCTCGCCCTCGACGAAGACCGCGTGACAGTCACCGGCCTCTTCCAGCTCATGCACCAGATCGCCACAGAGCCCTCCCCCACTTCAAGATCAACGTCAGCAAACACACCGACCTGCCACACCCCTGGAACCAGGCACCCCTCCGCTACAACTGGCGCAACGGCGAAAAACTCACCCCCACCAC is drawn from Streptomyces sp. NBC_00464 and contains these coding sequences:
- a CDS encoding DUF3732 domain-containing protein, which translates into the protein MAAQLALHQYFTANSRPVPRFLMLDQPTQPYYPSDMAKARGRLENLALDEDRVTVTGLFQLMHQIATEPSPTSRSTSANTPTCHTPGTRHPSATTGATAKNSPPPPSSTPTPPHSPRHHIPGTTPDGT